A portion of the Natrinema salaciae genome contains these proteins:
- the carB gene encoding carbamoyl-phosphate synthase large subunit, with amino-acid sequence MSTDTAADGETGDGRTILLIGSGPIQIGQAAEFDYSGAQACRALQEEGARVVLVNSNPATIMTDPEMADEVYIEPITTDAIAEIIRAENPDGVIAGLGGQTGLNVTAELAEEGVLDEYDVDIMGTPLDTIYATEDRDLFRQRMEKIGQPVPKSTTISLEDGEEVSELTEADLNERVQAAVDEVGGLPVIARTTYTLGGSGSGVVHEMDELLRRVRKGLRLSRNSEVLITESIAGWVEYEYEVMRDADDSCIIICNMENIDPMGIHTGESTVVTPSQIVPDEGHQEMRTAALDVIRELGIQGGCNIQFAWHDDGTPGGEYRVVEVNPRVSRSSALASKATGYPIARVTAKVALGKRLHEIDNEITGETTAAFEPAIDYVVTKVPRWPKDKFDDVDFELTTAMKSTGEAMAIGRSFEESLLKALRSSEYEPDVDWADVSDAELEEHYLERPSPDRPYAMFEAFERGYTVDEVQELTGIFEWYTERYKRIADSTLAAQEGDFTEAAIAGHTNATIASAAGADVDTVETEVPGRTYKQVDTCAGEFKAETPYYYSARKSEFESGPLLGDAAAGELEVDRDIESVIVVGGGPIRIGQGVEFDYCSVHAVRALRDLGIDAYVVNNNPETVSTDYDTSDGLFFEPITAEEVADVAEATGADGVMVQFGGQTSVNIGEPLEDELERRELDCEVMGTSVEAMDLAEDRDRFNALMDELGIAQPKGGTAVSEEEALALAHDIGYPVLVRPSYVLGGRAMDVVYDDEELETYIEEAVRVAPDKPILVDDFLEDAIELDVDAVSDGRTVLIGGIMEHVESAGVHSGDSACMIPPRSLDEDTLERVREVTEDIAAALKTKGLLNVQLAVRDGEVYVLEANPRSSRTVPFVSKATGVPIAKLAAQVMAGETLSSLDADEQIPDHTSIKEVVLPFDRLPGSDPRLGPEMKSTGEVMGTASEFGTAYWKAQQAANNAVSEGTAVVDLDVDGFEDHFEIAEFDDVPQAIREGEVDFVVSRDRDSLEMAVEEEIPYLSTVASAEAYVEALDSFEGELEVSSVSDRPKTTDEWGTAE; translated from the coding sequence ATGAGTACGGACACCGCCGCAGACGGCGAGACGGGGGACGGACGCACGATCCTGTTGATCGGGAGCGGCCCGATCCAGATCGGACAGGCCGCCGAATTCGACTACTCGGGTGCGCAGGCCTGTCGGGCGCTTCAGGAGGAGGGCGCTCGCGTCGTCCTCGTCAACTCGAACCCCGCGACGATCATGACGGATCCGGAGATGGCCGACGAGGTCTACATCGAGCCCATCACGACCGACGCCATCGCCGAGATCATCCGGGCGGAGAATCCCGACGGCGTGATCGCCGGGCTCGGCGGCCAGACCGGGCTGAACGTCACCGCCGAGCTCGCCGAGGAGGGCGTCCTCGACGAGTACGACGTCGATATCATGGGGACGCCGCTGGACACGATCTACGCGACCGAAGACCGCGACCTCTTCCGCCAGCGCATGGAGAAGATCGGCCAGCCGGTTCCGAAGTCGACCACGATCTCGCTCGAGGACGGAGAGGAGGTCTCGGAACTGACCGAAGCGGACCTGAACGAGCGCGTGCAGGCTGCCGTCGACGAGGTCGGCGGACTCCCGGTCATCGCCCGGACGACCTACACGCTGGGCGGCTCCGGGTCCGGCGTCGTCCACGAGATGGACGAACTCCTGCGTCGCGTCCGCAAGGGACTGCGCCTCTCTCGTAACAGCGAGGTCCTCATCACGGAATCGATCGCCGGCTGGGTCGAGTACGAGTACGAGGTGATGCGCGACGCCGACGACTCGTGTATCATCATCTGCAACATGGAGAACATCGACCCGATGGGCATCCACACGGGCGAGTCGACGGTCGTCACGCCCTCCCAGATCGTCCCCGACGAGGGGCACCAGGAGATGCGCACCGCCGCGCTCGACGTCATCCGCGAGCTCGGCATTCAGGGCGGCTGTAACATCCAGTTCGCCTGGCACGACGACGGCACCCCCGGCGGCGAGTACCGCGTCGTCGAGGTCAACCCGCGGGTCTCCCGTTCGTCCGCACTCGCGTCGAAGGCGACCGGCTACCCGATCGCCCGCGTGACCGCGAAGGTCGCACTCGGCAAGCGCCTCCACGAGATCGACAACGAGATCACCGGCGAGACGACTGCCGCCTTCGAGCCCGCGATCGACTACGTCGTCACCAAGGTCCCGCGGTGGCCCAAGGACAAGTTCGACGACGTCGACTTCGAGCTGACGACGGCGATGAAGTCGACCGGCGAAGCGATGGCCATCGGCCGCTCCTTCGAGGAGAGCCTGCTGAAGGCGCTCCGCTCGAGCGAGTACGAACCCGACGTCGACTGGGCCGATGTCAGCGACGCCGAACTCGAGGAGCACTACCTCGAGCGGCCGTCGCCGGACCGTCCCTACGCGATGTTCGAGGCCTTCGAGCGCGGTTACACCGTCGACGAGGTACAGGAACTGACGGGCATCTTCGAGTGGTACACGGAGCGCTACAAGCGCATCGCCGACTCGACGCTCGCCGCCCAGGAGGGCGACTTCACCGAGGCGGCGATCGCCGGTCACACCAACGCGACGATCGCCTCGGCGGCCGGTGCGGACGTCGACACCGTCGAGACGGAAGTGCCCGGTCGAACCTACAAACAGGTCGACACCTGCGCGGGCGAGTTCAAGGCCGAGACGCCGTACTACTACTCCGCGCGCAAGTCCGAGTTCGAGTCCGGACCGCTGCTGGGTGACGCGGCCGCCGGCGAACTCGAGGTCGACCGCGACATCGAGAGCGTCATCGTCGTCGGCGGCGGTCCGATCCGCATCGGGCAAGGCGTCGAGTTCGACTACTGTTCGGTCCACGCGGTCCGCGCGCTGCGCGACCTCGGGATCGACGCCTACGTCGTGAACAACAACCCCGAAACCGTGTCGACGGACTACGACACGTCCGACGGGCTGTTCTTCGAGCCCATCACCGCCGAAGAGGTCGCCGACGTCGCCGAGGCGACCGGTGCGGACGGCGTGATGGTCCAGTTCGGCGGTCAGACCTCGGTCAACATCGGCGAACCGCTCGAGGACGAACTCGAGCGCCGCGAGCTGGACTGCGAGGTCATGGGCACGTCCGTCGAGGCGATGGACCTCGCGGAGGATCGCGACCGCTTCAACGCGCTCATGGACGAGCTTGGTATCGCCCAGCCGAAGGGCGGCACGGCCGTCTCCGAGGAGGAGGCGCTGGCGCTCGCTCACGACATCGGCTACCCCGTCCTCGTCCGCCCCTCCTACGTGCTGGGCGGGCGCGCGATGGACGTCGTCTACGACGACGAGGAACTCGAGACCTACATCGAGGAGGCCGTCCGCGTCGCGCCGGACAAACCGATCCTCGTGGACGACTTCCTCGAGGACGCGATCGAGCTCGACGTCGACGCGGTCTCCGACGGCCGCACGGTCCTCATCGGCGGCATCATGGAACACGTCGAGAGCGCGGGCGTCCACTCCGGCGACTCGGCCTGTATGATTCCGCCGCGTTCGCTCGACGAAGACACGCTCGAGCGCGTCCGCGAAGTCACCGAAGATATCGCCGCGGCGCTGAAGACGAAGGGACTGTTGAACGTTCAGCTGGCCGTTCGCGACGGCGAGGTGTACGTGCTCGAGGCGAACCCCCGCTCCTCGCGCACCGTCCCGTTCGTCTCCAAGGCGACGGGCGTCCCGATCGCCAAACTCGCGGCGCAGGTCATGGCCGGCGAGACGCTCTCGAGCCTCGATGCCGACGAGCAGATCCCCGACCACACCTCGATCAAGGAGGTCGTCCTGCCGTTCGACCGCCTGCCGGGCTCGGACCCGCGTCTCGGCCCGGAGATGAAGTCCACGGGCGAGGTCATGGGCACGGCGAGCGAGTTCGGGACGGCCTACTGGAAGGCCCAGCAGGCCGCCAACAACGCAGTCAGCGAGGGCACCGCCGTCGTCGACCTCGACGTCGACGGCTTCGAGGACCACTTCGAGATCGCCGAGTTCGACGACGTCCCACAGGCCATCCGCGAGGGCGAAGTCGACTTCGTCGTCAGCCGCGACCGCGACTCGCTGGAGATGGCCGTCGAGGAGGAGATCCCCTACCTCTCGACGGTCGCCAGCGCCGAGGCCTACGTCGAGGCGCTCGACAGCTTCGAGGGGGAACTCGAGGTGTCGTCGGTATCCGACCGTCCGAAAACGACGGACGAGTGGGGAACGGCGGAGTAA
- a CDS encoding PAS domain S-box protein: protein MAAFGSSRFRQPTTAIYLDPNPAVRQRTVDRLRSAAEWLTIDPVSTPAALRDALANATERTCVITEYDLETTDALSLYERVKASDVTTVPFLLYTADGDERLASDAIATGLSGYVPRGVDGSINRLVAQLRTILDDAARANGDEPDADPHRSDPTQQALRSERARFAALFEHSPDPVAITVQLPETDRIVDVNPAFESMFGYERAEITDRSIDDLLIPDDDEPVCITDAVGLGEVVTAEVERLTTDGRRNFFLRGFAVEIDGDVLEYAIYTDLSEQKRRERELERYRTLVDTVGDPMYTLDETGQIEMVNDAMADTLGTTRADLVGNHPSCCLSDDDVERARETLQMILKDDDRQWRTFEMEFEPVDGEPFLVENNVAPLVDEDGTFAGSVGAIRDISDRTKREQRIRRLHEGTRRLMAAESTDDVARVASEIAHDALSLEINAIHLYADGTDRRVSSDAAAGGRSAATGASANSSQNDGDDGVLVPVAMTDETEALLGSVPTIGPGNSIAWDAFEAGEAIVHGDVRHAENVRNPETPIRSEAHIPLGDEGIFIVSSTTPNDFDPETLTLARILAANLEAALERARRECELADRTAELERQNDRLDAFASTVSHDLRNPLTLAAGHLENLEPHVDAEGESYREEIAWALDRMDDLIEHVLTLARSGQRLTETEPVDLDGVVDRAHRTVDPSLDLDRPEPLPTVEADQDRVSVLFENVFRNAREHVGDDVTITVEPTDDGFAIADDGPGVPSTDREQILESGYSTSPDGTGFGLAIVSEVVDAHGWSVTVGESEAGGLRLAISLEG, encoded by the coding sequence ATGGCTGCGTTCGGCTCCTCCCGCTTCCGGCAACCTACCACCGCGATCTACCTCGACCCTAATCCCGCAGTCCGTCAGCGGACCGTCGACAGGCTCAGGTCGGCTGCCGAGTGGCTGACGATCGATCCGGTTTCGACGCCCGCAGCCCTCCGCGACGCGCTCGCGAACGCGACCGAACGTACGTGCGTTATCACCGAATACGATCTCGAAACGACGGACGCGCTGTCGCTGTACGAGCGCGTCAAAGCGAGCGACGTGACGACCGTTCCGTTCCTGCTCTACACCGCCGACGGGGACGAACGGCTCGCGAGCGACGCTATCGCGACCGGCCTGTCGGGATACGTCCCGAGGGGCGTCGACGGGTCGATCAACAGGCTGGTGGCACAGCTTCGGACGATCCTCGACGACGCCGCCCGTGCGAACGGCGACGAACCGGACGCCGATCCGCACCGCTCCGACCCGACGCAACAGGCTCTTCGGTCCGAGCGCGCTCGGTTCGCCGCCCTGTTCGAGCACAGTCCCGACCCAGTCGCTATCACCGTACAGCTTCCCGAAACCGACCGCATCGTCGACGTCAATCCGGCGTTCGAGTCGATGTTCGGCTACGAACGAGCGGAGATCACCGATAGATCGATCGACGACCTGCTCATTCCGGACGACGATGAGCCGGTGTGTATCACCGACGCCGTCGGTCTCGGCGAGGTCGTGACGGCCGAGGTCGAGCGACTGACGACGGACGGACGCAGGAACTTCTTCCTGCGCGGGTTCGCAGTCGAGATCGACGGCGACGTTCTCGAGTACGCGATCTACACCGATCTCAGCGAACAGAAGCGACGCGAGCGCGAACTCGAGCGATACCGGACCCTCGTCGATACGGTCGGCGACCCGATGTACACCCTCGACGAGACGGGCCAGATCGAGATGGTCAACGACGCGATGGCGGACACGCTCGGGACGACGCGGGCCGACCTCGTCGGCAATCACCCATCGTGTTGTCTGTCGGACGACGACGTCGAACGGGCGAGAGAAACGCTGCAGATGATCCTGAAGGACGACGATCGGCAGTGGCGGACCTTCGAGATGGAGTTCGAACCAGTCGACGGCGAACCGTTTCTCGTCGAGAACAACGTCGCACCGCTGGTCGACGAGGACGGCACGTTCGCCGGCAGCGTCGGCGCGATCCGCGACATCAGCGACCGGACGAAACGCGAGCAGCGAATCCGTCGGCTCCACGAGGGGACCCGCCGACTGATGGCCGCGGAGAGCACCGACGACGTCGCTCGCGTGGCCAGCGAGATCGCACACGATGCGCTGTCGCTCGAGATCAACGCCATCCACCTCTACGCGGACGGCACGGATCGACGTGTCTCGAGTGACGCAGCAGCCGGTGGACGGTCCGCTGCGACCGGGGCGAGCGCCAACTCGTCGCAGAACGACGGCGACGACGGCGTTCTCGTCCCCGTCGCGATGACCGACGAAACGGAGGCGCTGCTCGGCTCGGTGCCGACCATCGGCCCCGGCAACAGCATCGCCTGGGACGCCTTCGAGGCCGGCGAAGCGATCGTTCACGGCGACGTCCGCCACGCCGAGAACGTTCGCAATCCCGAGACGCCGATCCGCAGCGAGGCCCACATCCCGCTCGGCGACGAAGGGATCTTCATCGTCAGTTCGACGACGCCGAACGACTTCGATCCGGAGACGCTCACCCTCGCTCGCATCCTCGCGGCCAACCTCGAGGCTGCGCTCGAGCGCGCCCGCCGGGAGTGCGAACTCGCCGATCGGACGGCCGAACTCGAGCGCCAGAACGATCGGCTCGACGCCTTCGCCAGCACCGTCTCGCACGACCTCCGGAATCCGCTGACCCTCGCGGCGGGCCACCTCGAGAACCTCGAACCCCACGTCGACGCCGAGGGCGAGAGCTACCGCGAGGAGATCGCGTGGGCGTTAGACCGGATGGATGACCTCATCGAGCACGTCCTCACGCTCGCCCGGAGCGGCCAGCGGCTGACCGAGACGGAGCCGGTCGACCTCGACGGCGTCGTCGACCGGGCTCACCGCACCGTCGACCCGAGCCTGGATCTGGACCGACCCGAGCCGTTACCGACGGTCGAGGCCGACCAGGACCGCGTCTCCGTTCTCTTCGAGAACGTCTTCCGGAACGCCCGCGAGCACGTCGGTGACGATGTGACGATTACGGTCGAACCCACCGACGACGGGTTTGCGATCGCCGACGACGGCCCCGGCGTCCCGTCGACCGACCGCGAGCAGATTCTCGAGTCGGGCTACAGCACGTCTCCTGATGGAACCGGGTTCGGGCTGGCGATCGTCTCCGAGGTCGTCGACGCCCACGGCTGGTCCGTCACCGTCGGCGAGAGCGAGGCCGGTGGGCTCCGGTTGGCGATCTCGCTCGAGGGGTGA
- a CDS encoding DUF5815 family protein, which produces MAGPSAPGSDGDRLELPCGESVDPHEIDLGMREYNCPCGDTHGVVTDVHPPSRFFPESLVAVLQETIDTDDEFEEFGTPHLMGVVLEEFPEAVAIHDASDDGAVGYTLLWLTDFDARRLHEVVVELVVELMEHAISHADDDDAITEFESQMLEFDVAAFVDQYRRQRDFESEHDRPL; this is translated from the coding sequence ATGGCAGGACCCAGCGCTCCGGGTTCCGACGGCGATCGACTCGAACTCCCCTGCGGGGAGTCCGTCGATCCCCACGAGATCGATCTGGGGATGCGCGAATACAACTGCCCCTGTGGCGATACCCACGGGGTCGTGACCGACGTGCATCCGCCATCGCGCTTTTTCCCGGAATCGCTCGTCGCCGTCCTGCAGGAGACGATCGACACCGACGACGAGTTCGAGGAGTTCGGCACGCCCCACCTAATGGGCGTCGTCCTGGAGGAGTTCCCCGAGGCGGTCGCCATCCACGACGCGAGCGACGACGGCGCGGTCGGCTACACGCTGCTGTGGCTGACCGACTTCGACGCCCGGCGACTCCACGAGGTCGTCGTCGAACTCGTCGTCGAACTCATGGAACACGCGATCAGTCACGCCGACGACGACGACGCGATCACCGAGTTCGAGTCCCAGATGCTCGAGTTCGACGTCGCGGCGTTCGTCGACCAGTACCGCCGACAGCGCGATTTCGAGAGCGAGCACGACCGGCCGCTTTGA
- a CDS encoding DUF7124 domain-containing protein, which translates to MNGDSDMTLAFELEALKELASPERVFEDARGWTEYIGVVSEKPTYVVTNFTRKNRIRQDFFSGPRGKAESLEGVKDQFDTDRYVYIGADDEDEQLADAVGWEYLAVEDAADAADWILATTTEDEDADAEQVRDDWP; encoded by the coding sequence ATGAACGGCGACAGCGACATGACCCTTGCCTTCGAACTCGAGGCGCTCAAAGAGCTCGCCTCGCCCGAGCGCGTGTTCGAAGACGCCAGAGGCTGGACCGAGTACATCGGCGTCGTCTCCGAGAAACCCACCTACGTCGTGACCAACTTCACGCGGAAGAACCGCATTCGTCAGGACTTCTTCTCTGGCCCCCGCGGGAAAGCGGAGAGTCTCGAGGGGGTCAAAGATCAGTTCGACACCGACCGCTACGTCTATATCGGTGCCGACGACGAGGACGAACAGCTGGCCGACGCGGTCGGCTGGGAGTACCTCGCCGTCGAGGACGCGGCCGACGCGGCCGACTGGATTCTGGCGACGACGACCGAGGACGAGGACGCGGACGCGGAGCAGGTCCGCGACGACTGGCCCTAG